GCCAACAGCGTCTATGGCAAGCACGGCGGCCCTTACGAGCCGGGTTCGGCCGTGGGGATGCTGTTCCACCTGCTGTCGGGCGGCGATCACAGCGTGCAGGGCTTCAACGGGCACGTCATGGGCGGCATGGGCGCGATCACCAGCGCCATCGCGGCTGCGGCGCGCGGCTTCGGCGCGGAGATCCTCACCGATGCGCCGGTCGCCCGGATCGATGTCGAACAGGGCCGGGCCACCGGCGTGACGCTGGTGGACGGCCGCTCCTTCCGGGCCGATGTGGTGCTGTCGAACGCCGACCCCAAGCGCACCTTCCTGGGCCTGGTCGCGCCTGCGCACCTGCCGGCGGACTTCCGTGCCGACATTGCCGCGATCAAGATGGGCGGCCCGGCGGCCAAGCTCAACCTGGCGCTTTCGGGGGAGCCGACCGTGATCGGGCGAGCGCCCGATGCATTGCCGCTGGAACGTTCGCTGCTGTCGATCGCGCCGACGCTGGAAGGCGCGCAGCGCTGCGCTGACATCGCCCGCTTCGGCGACATTCCCGAACACCTGTGGATCGATTGCGTGATCCCCAGCTTGGTCGATGACAGCCTGTGCCCGCCGGGCCACCAGATGATGACCTGCTTCATCCAGTTCGTGCCCTACAAGCTGCGCGACGGGACGTGGGACGATCATCGCGAGGCCTTCGCGGATTCGATTATCCGGCAGATCACCCGGCACATGCCCGATCTGCCCGAAAAGATCATCGGCCGCACCGTGCTGACCCCGCTCGACCTCGAGCGGACCTATGGCCTCACCGAAGGCAACATCTTCCACGGTGATTTGCACCCCGGCGCGCTGTTCTCGATGCGGCCGGTGCCGCGCTGGTCGCAATACCGGACGCCGGTGGAAGGGCTTTACCTCTGCGGGGCCGGCGCGCATCCCGGCGGCGGGGTGACCGGGGCGCCGGGGCACAACGCGGCCATGCAGGTCCTGCGGGATCGCAAGCGGCGGCGCCCACGCTGATGGCGGGAGGCGCGCACAACCCGCCCAAGGTGATGGGTGTCGCGGACCTCGCGCTGTTCTATATAGTTACCGGCGTCAGCCTGCGCTGGATCGCCACGGCGGCGGCGATGGGGCCGAGTTCCATCGTGGTGTGGCTGGGCGCGCTGCTGGGCTTCTATTTCCCGCTGGTCATGGCGGTGGTGGAGCTTTCCTCGCGCTATCCGCAGGAAGGCGGGCTCTATGTCTGGACCCGGCAGGCGTTCGGTCCGTTCGCGGGCTTCATGGCGGGCTGGAGCTATTTCACCTCGAACCTGCCGTACTTCCCCAGCGTGTTCTATTTCGATGCCGGCAATGCGCTCTATATCGGCGGCGACAAGCTGCTGCACCTGCACAACAGCCCCCTGTTCTTCGTCGGCTTCTCGCTGATCGCGCTGGCCTTCATCACCTGGCTCAACATCGTGGGCCTGAAATTCGGCAAGTGGCTGCACAACATGGGGGCGATCGG
The Novosphingobium sp. EMRT-2 genome window above contains:
- a CDS encoding NAD(P)/FAD-dependent oxidoreductase codes for the protein MATQDRTYDAIVVGGGHNGLTAAAYLARAGRSVLVVERRPIVGGACVTEEVIPGHRVSFTSYIASMLMPTVIRDLDLGSHGLRMVACDPILTVPLGDGQIIRWWADPERTAREVARFSASDGATFLEVDRKLKALAAYLQPFFLEPPPDLAAKGLDKLREGLRLVRRFRKINGVEMGEMVTFLTGSLGDFLDRHFEAEETKRMILANSVYGKHGGPYEPGSAVGMLFHLLSGGDHSVQGFNGHVMGGMGAITSAIAAAARGFGAEILTDAPVARIDVEQGRATGVTLVDGRSFRADVVLSNADPKRTFLGLVAPAHLPADFRADIAAIKMGGPAAKLNLALSGEPTVIGRAPDALPLERSLLSIAPTLEGAQRCADIARFGDIPEHLWIDCVIPSLVDDSLCPPGHQMMTCFIQFVPYKLRDGTWDDHREAFADSIIRQITRHMPDLPEKIIGRTVLTPLDLERTYGLTEGNIFHGDLHPGALFSMRPVPRWSQYRTPVEGLYLCGAGAHPGGGVTGAPGHNAAMQVLRDRKRRRPR